Genomic DNA from Phacochoerus africanus isolate WHEZ1 unplaced genomic scaffold, ROS_Pafr_v1 Scaffold_75, whole genome shotgun sequence:
cacagctgagacctacatcagagctcatggcaacaccagatccttaacccactgagtgaggccagggatcaaacccgcaacctcatggttactgatcaggttcattaaccactgagccacgatggggactccttttaaagggtttttttttttttttgataatttttaagttaaaattatgACTCTCATactgatataaaataaatttgtgtcaAATAGTTAActtattatatttaatgaaaaaactaGTAAGATATTACAACTGATTCAAGGAGAATTCAGAAAAACACATAGTCAAGAATACTGAAATGAGGATTTCCTGCCTGGCACGgtgggcttaaggatccagtgtaagttgcagctgcagctcagatttaatctctggccctggaaatttcatatgccgtgggggtggtcatcaaaaaaattctgaaatgaatttttaagaagGTGAAAATTGGTTGGTATTCACAGGAATATCAATTGCATTCCACTgagcaaaatatatttgagtctctgttcaaaaataattcatattgctatatttttttctataacttACAGAGTTGAAAAAAATAGCTCGAAGACAATGAAAAAGGCAGGCACTTTAGAATCAGATGAACTGGAAGCATTATTAgatatcttttgtattttgttcatttcaaaaattttcatgatattttctggcattaaccttttttttccccattttcaacTGAGAAACAAAATCATAGTGACTGTGTGAATTGTCTACAGGCACAAAAAGTGTAATTGGCAGTGTATGGATTCAAACTCATCTTTCATAACTTCAAAATTAGAGTGGCTTTGTTTGAAGTACTtggaatttgatttttcttttatttttagaggaTGAACAATCAATATATCCGTCGAGAAGTCTTCTGCTGTGAAACTTGCCATGAGCTCAAAAGCTTCTgggagaaagaaattagaaaacagacttgttaCCGGGAACTGGAAGAAGATCGACAGGGAAGGAGTGCCCTGGGAAAGTATGTGGAttgtttctctgctctttttaGAGGTAGATTTCCCCAGAAATATACCAGATGTAGAGATGGGGGAAACTAACTTATTTTCATTACCCACTGTCCTAAGAGTACAAATTTTGGAGATGGTATGGTCAAGTCAGTGTAGCCACAAGACAAAAGGAGAATGAGGCTTAGAAGGAAGACATTTATTATACTCACAACCTTCAGAAAGAGCATCCCTGCATGCCATGCAGGGCCACAGGGGAAGCACCAGGTTTTTGACAGATGGCAGTagacagaaacaaaggaaacggCTATGCCAGAGCCTTTATTGGGATTTCTGAGGAAAAGTCAAGGCAGGGCAGAGTAAACAGCTTAAGGTTGGCTAGCTTGAATAATTCCCAATAGTTTGAGGATTTAAGGATGATCTGGTATGTGGCCTGGCCCTGGAATGATATAGGACAGGGGAAATATGACTTTATGTCTAAGAGTTAGATAAGGAGGTGGTTGGGGCCACAGACTTAGGATTGGTTAACAcacagaagaaagggaagggcAGTCTTTCTGTGGCCagaaagcttttttatttttattttattttattttttcatggctgcacccatggcatatggaagttcctgggccagtattgaatccaagccagagctgcaacctattccacagcttcagcaatgccagatctttttgccaactgtgctgggccggggatcaaatcctcatctgtgcagctacctgagccaagCCACTGcttttggattcttaacccacttcagcacagtgagaactccaagaaagcttTTTAAGGTGTCGGTAtatcataaaatacagaaaactaaagacataattcatctactcatttatttttgccaccATCTACCAT
This window encodes:
- the LOC125119344 gene encoding protein FAM240B-like, whose translation is MNNQYIRREVFCCETCHELKSFWEKEIRKQTCYRELEEDRQGRSALGKYVDCFSALFRGRFPQKYTRCRDGGN